In a single window of the Esox lucius isolate fEsoLuc1 chromosome 22, fEsoLuc1.pri, whole genome shotgun sequence genome:
- the LOC105009477 gene encoding OX-2 membrane glycoprotein-like produces the protein MTLAQYTMTLTHNYLFNLLIIITKGLSQLIKTQQVVIVTLGGDAHFSCRLMEPRDVLQVTWQKETPGGTENVASYNKRFGPTVNPPFNRKVAFLNVGLQNCSIIIRGVSREDESCYKCLFNTYPDGAISGRTCLQTIELYRPTLIVTRTTDTHPLFSGLTLSCSATGRPAPIVDWDETIKFYLENSTTVNFTHPNGTVTVTITSMVAVPNLPENITMVRSNYTSSLQ, from the exons ATGACTCTAGCACAGTACACCATGACTCTAACACATAACTACCTGTTCAATCTGCTAATAATCATCACTAAAG GTCTCTCTCAGTTGATAAAAACCCAGCAGGTTGTCATAGTAACACTGGGAGGAGATGCTCACTTCAGCTGCAGACTCATGGAACCCAGAGACGTCCTGCAAGTCACCTGGCAAAAGGAGACACCAGGAGGGACTGAAAATGTGGCCTCCTACAACAAACGTTTTGGTCCAACAGTAAACCCACCTTTTAATAGGAAAGTGGCGTTTCTAAATGTGGGACTGCAGAACTGCTCTATCATCATCAGAGGAGTATCAAGAGAAGATGAGAGCTGCTACAAGTGTCTGTTTAATACTTACCCAGATGGAGCTATCAGTGGAAGGACCTGCCTTCAAACTATTG AGCTGTACAGACCCACACTCATAGTGACACGAACCACTGATACTCATCCCCTGTTTTCTGGGTTAACTCTCTCCTGCTCTGCCACGGGACGACCTGCTCCAATAGTGGACTGGGATGAAACCATAaaattttatttagaaaactcTACAACGGTCAATTTCACCCATCCCAATGGAACTGTTACTGTCACAATAACTTCCATGGTGGCAGTTCCCAATCTACCTGAAAATATCACCATGGTTCG GTCCAACTACACCTCCAGTCTCCAATGA